The Filimonas lacunae genomic sequence GGTTGTACCGATAGACATCTATTTAAAGCGTACAAAAGAAACAGATATACTAAAGGGGCAGTTGCAGGAAATTCTGGCAAAAGAGAATTCAACATTAGATGAAAATCTTTTATTAAACACCGAAATAGTTAAAGTCAGGGCTGAACTAGAAGAAAAGGCGATGCGTCTAAAGTTTATTGACGAATTATCGCAGATAACCTTCTTTGAAGGTGATTGGCTTGTTGTACACAGGTTGAATGAAAATAAACTGGAAAGCCAGATGGTGTCTATAAATTCCGGCAATATGAACTTGTCATCAAGCAATGCTATAGGAAGTATAAAGAGCCTTTATTATAATACTGTGAATAGAATTTTATTAATGGATATTGAAATATTGGAGCAGGGCGACGAATCAACATACGGTAGCCCAATTAGAAGGAAGGAATATTTCTCCTTTAGTCCAACCAATACGGTTCCTTTTGCATTAAAAGCTATCAATAGTAATAGCTCTATTGTGGAATTACGCAGACTTGCTAACTAAATTCGGTTTTCAATATCGCCTGAATTATAGCTAAGACTACTTAAAGAAGGTTAAGTTTGGCAAAAAAAAATTGCATTTTCCTATCACAGTACGAGAGTATGGCACATTTACACTACAACCGAATGTGATGAGATTTGATGCGTATTTACTAAAGACAACCATAATAAACAGCATGTAGCTGCATTATTGGTTAAAATAAATCACAAGAAAAAGTATGACGATAGAATGCAAGCTAACCTAGATGACTACAACTCTAAATTGTAGAAGTTAAGATTTGATCTGACAAATGGGATTAATTTTAAGTAACCACACTTTTAACCAATCCCAAAATGTCAGACCATGAAATCTGAAACTAAGTTAATCAAAACCAAGTTAGGACTCCTCAATTTAGCGGCTCATTTAGGCAATGTATCTCAAGCTTGCAAGGTAATGGGCTACAGTCGCGACAGCTTCTACAGAATTAAAGAGCTGTACGATACCGGAGGAGAAAATGCCCTTCACGAAATCAGCCGAAAGAAACCTATTATCAAGAATCGCGTTGAGCCAGCCATCGAAGAAGCAGTGGTTACTATGGCCTTCGAGAATCCTGCCTGGGGGCAGCAGCGGACCAGTAATGAACTGCGCAAGAAGGGTATTTTTATTTCAGGCGGTGGTGTTCGTAGTGTTTGGCAACGCCATGATCTGGAAGTATTTGATAAGCGCCTGAAAGCATTAGAAGCCCGTGTGGCTCAGGATGGTCTGATACTTACCGAAGCTCAGATGATAGCAATGGAGCGCAAAAAAGAAAAGCGGGAATCCCAGGGTGAAATAGAAACTATGCATCCAGGTTACCTCGGTTCCCAGGATACTTACTACGTGGGCACAATTAAGGGCGTGGGCAGGATCTATCAGCAAACCTTCATTGATACCTATAGTCGTGTGGCCTTTGCCAAGCTCTATGACGGCAAAACAGCCCTTACAGCAGCAGATACGCTGAATGATCGGGTATTGCCTTTCTTTGAATCACATCAGATCCCACTTCTTCGAATTCTTACAGACCGTGGCACTGAGTACAAAGGCAAACCAGAGCACCACGAATATGAACTATACCTGCAAATCGAGGGTATTGATCACACCAAAACCCAGGTGCGGCATCCACAGACGAACGGTATCTGTGAAAGGCTTCACAGGACTATGCAAGAAGAATTTTACGCGGTCACATTCCGGAAAAAACTGTACGACAGCATCGACGATCTGCAAAATGATCTGGATGCTTGGATGGAGTACTACAACAATGAAAGACCACATAGTGGCAGATATTGCTTTGGTAAAACTCCTATGCAGACATTTATCGAATCACTACCTTTAGCAAAACAAAAGCTGCTGAATGACCTATATTCAGCAGCTTAATATCTTTGTTTTAATCCTCGTTTGTCAGATCAAATACTATCTAATACATCTAAATTTTAGAATTGTAGTAAAGTTATTTGATTGTATTATTAATATTGCCAATGAACTAATACCCATTTTTGCCGGAGTTTACTTATTAAATCTACCGCAATTACGGCCACAAGTATCATCTCGATTAGGGAACCTCTATTCCTTTGGTATATTTATTCTGGCATTTTCATCTATAAAGAAAATCCCTTTGGCGTTCTCTAAATCCAATTGAGAAGCTTCGGTAGTCTTTGTAGCCGGGTCGTACCTGACAATGTTAGTCAATTCGTCTTGACTGACTTTAAAATTCACACTGTGTTTTTCCCCCTTAACCATATCAGTTCGCCCAAGATTAATTGGTGAATATGTTATCTTAGGAATCTCTACCTCCGTTGAAAAAACAGGTGGACTCCATATATAAGGAATTGCTGATTTAAAGTATAGAGGTAAATCAAAGATGCAATAAGGAATAAACATCTGGTATATGTAATTCTGGAAATAAAGAGCGAACACATATGCAGGATAAATAAATGAAGTAGTATCTTTTCTCCTGTAAAGAAAACCTATTGGAGCAGGATAACCACCTGCTATATGCTGAGTATAGACCCCCATAGTGCAAAGACTTTCAATAGAACCATCAAGCTCTTTGGTCATTAGAATCTCGAGGGTCCTTTTAAAGTATTTAGTGTCCTCTTCTTTTATACAGGATAAAGCCATTTTTAAAAAAATCTTGTATACGTTTATCGGCCTATACGAAGGTTTAGTATAGGTTATCTTAGCCTGGCCAGTATTTTTATCAAATGTAAAGGTCTGATCAGAGATATTATCTCGATCGAATAACAGACCTTCAGGCAAAATCCCTTCTTGTATATTACTTAGATTCGTTTTTTCGGCACGAAGACTCTTCTCTGGCGAAACAAACTTGATCTTTTCTTTTCCTTTTACGTCATTCAACACCCTTGATGCTCCCAGAAAATTCGCAAGATCATTTTCGTATTTTGAAAAAGTAGAATTACATCTATCGCATTCAAAATCCGAAACTAAATAGCGATTTCCCAATAAATTAGGAAACAAGTGGGCATCCTTGCGGAACTTAGTATTGGGAGAATAACTATTACCACAGAATCGACATCGTCTGCTAGTTTTG encodes the following:
- a CDS encoding HNH endonuclease, giving the protein MSTVCVPPGFEEHAKLFFRIYDLESSHTCPEMKMTGLKPKTSRRCRFCGNSYSPNTKFRKDAHLFPNLLGNRYLVSDFECDRCNSTFSKYENDLANFLGASRVLNDVKGKEKIKFVSPEKSLRAEKTNLSNIQEGILPEGLLFDRDNISDQTFTFDKNTGQAKITYTKPSYRPINVYKIFLKMALSCIKEEDTKYFKRTLEILMTKELDGSIESLCTMGVYTQHIAGGYPAPIGFLYRRKDTTSFIYPAYVFALYFQNYIYQMFIPYCIFDLPLYFKSAIPYIWSPPVFSTEVEIPKITYSPINLGRTDMVKGEKHSVNFKVSQDELTNIVRYDPATKTTEASQLDLENAKGIFFIDENARINIPKE
- a CDS encoding IS481 family transposase, giving the protein MKSETKLIKTKLGLLNLAAHLGNVSQACKVMGYSRDSFYRIKELYDTGGENALHEISRKKPIIKNRVEPAIEEAVVTMAFENPAWGQQRTSNELRKKGIFISGGGVRSVWQRHDLEVFDKRLKALEARVAQDGLILTEAQMIAMERKKEKRESQGEIETMHPGYLGSQDTYYVGTIKGVGRIYQQTFIDTYSRVAFAKLYDGKTALTAADTLNDRVLPFFESHQIPLLRILTDRGTEYKGKPEHHEYELYLQIEGIDHTKTQVRHPQTNGICERLHRTMQEEFYAVTFRKKLYDSIDDLQNDLDAWMEYYNNERPHSGRYCFGKTPMQTFIESLPLAKQKLLNDLYSAA